One Tunturibacter gelidoferens genomic region harbors:
- the dut gene encoding dUTP diphosphatase: protein MALELGDVVRIRVVKLRPEAQMPRYAHTGEFGDLAADLYAVDGATLEAGATMPVATGVAMEFPSTHGALVEDRSGLAVRGVTTLAGVIDPGYRGEIKVVMTNLSAAAVEITAGDRIAQLRIVRRIEAAFEEVSELVEASRGAKGFGSTGS from the coding sequence ATGGCATTGGAGTTGGGAGATGTGGTGCGGATTCGGGTGGTGAAGTTGCGGCCGGAGGCTCAGATGCCGAGGTACGCGCATACGGGAGAGTTTGGGGACCTGGCGGCGGATCTTTATGCGGTGGATGGGGCGACGCTGGAGGCGGGAGCGACGATGCCAGTGGCCACGGGAGTGGCGATGGAGTTTCCTTCGACGCATGGGGCGCTGGTGGAAGATCGGTCGGGGCTTGCGGTGCGCGGGGTGACGACGCTGGCAGGGGTGATCGACCCGGGGTACAGGGGGGAGATCAAGGTAGTGATGACGAATTTGAGCGCGGCGGCGGTGGAGATCACGGCCGGGGATCGCATTGCGCAGTTGCGGATTGTGCGGCGGATTGAGGCGGCGTTTGAAGAGGTGAGTGAGTTGGTGGAGGCTTCGCGGGGCGCGAAGGGGTTTGGGAGTACGGGGAGCTAG